In Paenibacillus sp. FSL R7-0345, a single window of DNA contains:
- a CDS encoding SDR family NAD(P)-dependent oxidoreductase — protein MDMSLQGKTALVTGSTKGIGKAIAMELAGEGVHVLVNSRNREEAERIVDEIRRVFPATAPQAAAGDLTDIAQREALYEQYPQVDILVNNMGIYEIMGYADATDEIWEKYFRTNVLAANALCRFYLPRMLENNNGRVIFIASEEAVMPSGQMPQYAVTKSALLSLSRSLSRLTAGTEVTVNTIMPGPTLSENVQQIIEGIYAADNIPFEEKEKRFMAGNLPQSELQRFIRPAEIGKLAAFICSPYGAAFRGSAVRMDGGMVPTIY, from the coding sequence ATGGATATGAGTTTGCAGGGAAAAACGGCCTTAGTAACAGGATCAACGAAGGGGATCGGCAAAGCCATTGCCATGGAGCTGGCGGGAGAAGGAGTGCATGTACTGGTTAACAGCAGAAACCGGGAGGAAGCTGAACGGATTGTTGATGAGATCCGCCGGGTCTTTCCTGCCACTGCTCCGCAGGCTGCTGCTGGAGACCTTACAGATATTGCACAGAGAGAAGCCTTGTATGAACAATACCCGCAGGTGGACATTCTGGTGAACAATATGGGCATCTATGAAATCATGGGCTATGCCGACGCAACCGATGAGATCTGGGAAAAGTATTTCCGTACGAATGTGCTCGCCGCTAACGCATTATGCAGATTCTATCTGCCAAGGATGCTGGAAAATAACAATGGCCGCGTAATCTTTATTGCGAGTGAGGAGGCAGTCATGCCTTCAGGCCAGATGCCGCAGTATGCAGTGACCAAATCGGCGTTGCTCTCCCTTTCCAGAAGCTTGTCCAGATTAACCGCAGGAACTGAAGTGACCGTCAACACGATCATGCCGGGACCGACACTGTCTGAAAATGTGCAGCAGATCATTGAGGGAATCTACGCCGCTGACAATATCCCCTTCGAGGAAAAAGAAAAGAGATTTATGGCGGGGAACCTGCCTCAATCGGAGCTTCAGCGCTTTATCAGACCGGCTGAGATCGGGAAGCTGGCGGCTTTTATCTGCAGCCCTTATGGAGCGGCGTTCAGAGGTTCGGCTGTCCGGATGGACGGGGGAATGGTGCCGACGATTTATTAA
- a CDS encoding helix-turn-helix domain-containing protein, producing MMLNSAEYIKFPFGFWSGVQQLGIAPAEIARQARLPLTIIKEPKVSAAKYFAVWQAFEELTPDIAEGITGLVTSFETVHYPPDVLATYHARDYRDALHRMARYKQMCPPERLHIAEEGADCIIGLEWQHSQVPVPQILIGVTLAYLLELGRRGTGQAIKARAVEFSHPAADVTALEAYFGCPVQTGTGRNRLTLRRSDLDLPFTTYNEELLEILTPALDRTLNEQQGSPSVSDTVKWIIRRSLMGGHYDIQAVARELNMSDRTLQRRLREEGTSFKALLTQARHEQAREFLADLSLEIKEVACLVGYEDQNSFYRAFRVWEGATPARWRLEHTVQQEDGVYCK from the coding sequence ATGATGCTAAATTCCGCAGAATATATAAAATTCCCGTTTGGCTTCTGGTCCGGGGTACAGCAATTAGGAATTGCCCCCGCAGAGATAGCCCGGCAAGCCCGGCTTCCGCTTACTATAATTAAAGAGCCCAAGGTTAGTGCTGCAAAGTACTTTGCGGTCTGGCAGGCTTTTGAAGAGCTGACTCCGGATATTGCGGAGGGGATTACCGGACTTGTAACGTCTTTTGAAACGGTACACTATCCGCCGGATGTGCTGGCTACCTATCATGCCCGTGATTACCGCGATGCGCTTCACCGCATGGCCAGATATAAACAAATGTGCCCGCCCGAGAGGCTGCATATTGCGGAGGAAGGTGCAGACTGTATTATCGGGCTGGAGTGGCAGCATTCACAGGTGCCCGTCCCGCAGATTCTGATCGGGGTTACACTGGCTTATCTGCTGGAGCTGGGCCGGAGGGGGACGGGACAGGCTATAAAAGCCCGAGCAGTAGAGTTTTCACATCCGGCTGCTGATGTAACTGCACTGGAGGCTTATTTTGGGTGTCCTGTTCAGACCGGAACAGGAAGGAACCGGCTCACTCTGAGGCGCAGCGACCTGGACCTTCCTTTCACCACCTATAATGAAGAGCTGCTTGAGATACTGACACCTGCCCTGGACCGGACATTGAATGAACAGCAAGGCAGTCCTTCTGTTTCAGATACAGTAAAATGGATCATCAGGCGGAGCCTCATGGGCGGACATTATGACATCCAGGCTGTGGCCCGGGAGCTCAACATGAGTGACCGGACGCTGCAGCGGCGGCTGAGGGAGGAAGGGACAAGCTTCAAGGCGCTGCTGACGCAAGCCAGGCATGAGCAGGCCAGGGAGTTTCTGGCGGATCTCTCGCTCGAAATTAAGGAAGTCGCCTGTCTGGTCGGCTATGAGGATCAGAATTCTTTTTACCGCGCATTCAGGGTATGGGAAGGGGCTACACCGGCCCGCTGGCGTCTGGAGCATACAGTTCAGCAGGAAGATGGCGTGTACTGCAAGTAA
- a CDS encoding MerR family transcriptional regulator, which translates to MAFSIKEASDRLGCPAHKIRYYEKEGLLPYIQRDQHGNRIFEQEHLDWMRLMTCFRATGMKVSTLKQMVRLALDGDSTIPQRKAILNKYREDLQRRQQELAEALEAVDNKLVIYAEIEQGRLPSESKLLDQMDSISKQV; encoded by the coding sequence ATGGCATTTTCTATAAAAGAAGCCTCTGACCGCCTGGGCTGCCCTGCCCACAAAATCCGCTATTACGAAAAAGAGGGGCTGCTTCCTTATATTCAAAGGGATCAGCACGGAAACCGGATATTTGAGCAGGAGCACCTGGACTGGATGAGGCTGATGACCTGCTTCCGGGCAACCGGGATGAAGGTGTCTACCTTGAAGCAGATGGTCCGGCTTGCACTGGACGGCGATTCAACAATTCCGCAGCGAAAAGCAATTCTGAACAAGTACAGGGAGGATTTGCAGCGGCGGCAGCAGGAGCTTGCCGAAGCCCTTGAAGCCGTGGACAACAAGCTGGTCATTTATGCGGAGATTGAACAGGGAAGGCTTCCTTCCGAGAGCAAGCTTCTGGACCAGATGGACAGCATCAGCAAACAAGTATAA
- a CDS encoding aldo/keto reductase has product MKHKKLGNSGITVSAVGLGVMGMSPGMYGETNDAESIKTIQHALDIGVTLFDTADVYGNGHNEELLGAAVKDRRDQAIIATKFGYTPNYESLNGHPDYVKKAVEASLRRLNTDYIDLCYQHRVDPDVPIEETVGAMADLVKEGKIRSLGLSEASASTLRRAHAVHPISALQSEYSLWSRDIEDEVLPAARELGITHLAYSPLSRGFISGEIRQFDDLDAGDLRRYMPRFQGDNFIKNVEIVDKITEIAAQKNCTPSQLAIAWTIAKGALPIPGTKRIKYLEENAKAAAIELTADELARIEQVSPKDGVHGTRYMKELMSQLNG; this is encoded by the coding sequence ATGAAGCACAAAAAATTGGGAAACAGCGGAATTACCGTTTCAGCAGTGGGACTTGGAGTTATGGGCATGTCACCCGGCATGTACGGGGAAACCAATGATGCGGAGTCTATTAAGACCATTCAGCATGCACTTGATATCGGGGTCACACTGTTTGACACAGCAGATGTATACGGAAACGGGCACAACGAGGAGCTGCTTGGAGCAGCAGTCAAGGACCGCCGGGATCAGGCGATTATCGCTACCAAATTCGGCTATACCCCTAACTATGAAAGTCTGAACGGTCACCCTGATTATGTGAAAAAAGCCGTTGAGGCCAGCTTGCGCCGCTTAAATACCGACTATATCGATCTCTGCTACCAGCACAGGGTAGATCCTGATGTACCCATTGAGGAGACTGTAGGAGCCATGGCTGATCTTGTAAAAGAGGGCAAAATCCGCAGCCTCGGCCTGTCAGAGGCCTCAGCCTCCACGCTCCGCCGTGCGCATGCCGTGCATCCCATCTCTGCACTGCAGAGCGAATATTCCCTGTGGAGCCGGGACATTGAGGATGAGGTTCTTCCCGCGGCCAGAGAGCTCGGCATTACCCATTTAGCCTACAGCCCGCTAAGCAGAGGCTTCATCTCCGGCGAAATCCGGCAATTTGATGACCTGGATGCCGGCGATCTGCGCAGATACATGCCCCGGTTCCAGGGGGATAATTTCATAAAGAATGTAGAGATTGTAGATAAAATCACTGAAATTGCAGCTCAGAAAAACTGTACGCCTTCACAGCTGGCCATCGCCTGGACCATTGCAAAGGGTGCGCTGCCGATCCCCGGAACGAAGCGGATCAAATATCTGGAGGAGAATGCAAAGGCCGCGGCCATTGAACTCACAGCAGATGAGCTGGCCCGCATTGAACAGGTAAGCCCCAAAGACGGGGTCCACGGAACCCGCTATATGAAAGAGCTGATGTCACAGCTGAACGGCTGA
- a CDS encoding glycoside hydrolase family 35 protein has translation MGAASLSRLEWKDQKYLLDGREHRILSGAMHYFRIVPEYWEDRLLKLKACGFNTVETYIPWNFHEPAEGSFRFDGMADVAGFIKTAGALGLHVIVRPSPYICAEWEFGGLPAWLLKSGMGLRCMDAGYLEKVDRYYDVLIPLLVPLLCTNGGPVVAVQVENEYGSYGNDTAYLKYVRDGLISRGVDCLLFTSDGPTDEMLIGGTVEGLHATVNFGSRVEESFGKYREYRQDEPLMVMEYWLGWFDHWMQPHHVREAGDVARVLDEMLEQGSSVNLYMFHGGTNFGFYSGANHGEGYEPTVTSYDYDAPLTEWGDITDKYKAIRQVLGKHGIAAGCPLPEPLPKLAYGRVKLAETADLLKQLDTLADSRTQSVTVQPMEQQDQAYGLILYSTRIKGPRTGQKLHLREVHDRAQVFLDGKLLGVVERWNPLPLELNIPPEGARLDILVENMGRVNYGPWLRDPKGITEGVLIDNQFQSNWSIYTLPMEPAVLEQVDYEVSSEEPAISLEERPAFYRGTFEAEAVADTFLRFDGWNKGIAWINGFNLGRYWKAGPQHTLYVPGPLLRKGRNEIVLLELHGPPGDREIVLTDVPDLGESAAVDERVLNFVQEE, from the coding sequence ATGGGGGCGGCGAGCTTGAGCCGATTGGAATGGAAGGATCAGAAATACCTGCTGGATGGCCGGGAGCACCGGATTTTGTCCGGGGCAATGCATTATTTCCGCATTGTTCCGGAGTATTGGGAGGACCGGCTGCTGAAGCTGAAAGCATGCGGCTTCAATACGGTAGAGACCTATATCCCCTGGAATTTTCATGAACCGGCGGAAGGGAGCTTCCGGTTTGACGGAATGGCAGATGTCGCCGGTTTTATTAAAACAGCGGGAGCGCTCGGATTGCATGTCATTGTCCGTCCTAGTCCGTATATTTGTGCGGAATGGGAATTTGGAGGGCTTCCGGCATGGCTGTTGAAATCGGGGATGGGGCTGCGCTGCATGGACGCTGGATATCTGGAGAAGGTGGACCGGTATTACGATGTGCTGATTCCGCTGCTAGTGCCTCTGCTCTGCACGAACGGCGGGCCTGTTGTGGCTGTGCAGGTGGAGAACGAATACGGGAGTTACGGGAATGATACAGCTTATCTGAAATATGTGCGCGACGGGCTGATCTCGCGCGGGGTAGACTGCTTGCTGTTTACATCAGATGGACCTACCGATGAGATGCTGATTGGCGGCACTGTTGAAGGGCTGCACGCAACCGTCAACTTTGGGTCCCGGGTAGAGGAATCTTTCGGCAAATACCGGGAGTACCGGCAGGATGAGCCGCTGATGGTGATGGAATATTGGCTGGGCTGGTTTGACCACTGGATGCAGCCCCATCATGTCCGGGAAGCCGGGGATGTTGCCCGGGTACTGGATGAAATGCTGGAGCAGGGCTCTTCGGTGAATCTCTATATGTTCCATGGCGGAACCAATTTCGGCTTCTATAGCGGAGCCAACCATGGCGAAGGATATGAACCGACCGTAACCAGCTATGATTACGATGCGCCGCTGACCGAATGGGGCGACATTACGGATAAATACAAGGCGATCCGGCAGGTACTCGGGAAGCACGGCATCGCTGCAGGCTGCCCGCTGCCGGAGCCGCTTCCGAAACTGGCTTATGGACGGGTAAAGCTGGCTGAAACGGCGGACCTGCTGAAGCAGCTGGATACCCTGGCCGACAGCCGCACCCAATCGGTCACGGTCCAGCCGATGGAGCAGCAGGATCAGGCATATGGCCTGATCCTGTATTCCACAAGGATTAAAGGACCAAGGACCGGTCAAAAGCTGCATCTGCGCGAGGTTCATGACCGTGCCCAGGTTTTTCTGGACGGCAAGCTGCTCGGTGTAGTGGAGAGGTGGAATCCGCTGCCGCTCGAGCTGAATATTCCTCCCGAAGGGGCAAGGCTGGATATTCTGGTTGAGAATATGGGGCGGGTCAACTATGGGCCGTGGCTCCGGGACCCTAAAGGCATTACTGAAGGAGTGCTGATCGATAACCAGTTCCAATCGAACTGGAGTATTTATACGCTGCCGATGGAGCCGGCTGTGCTGGAACAGGTGGATTATGAGGTCAGTTCAGAAGAACCGGCAATTTCGCTCGAAGAGCGTCCGGCCTTTTACCGGGGAACCTTCGAGGCGGAGGCTGTGGCGGATACCTTCCTGCGGTTTGACGGCTGGAATAAAGGAATAGCCTGGATCAACGGCTTTAACCTTGGAAGGTACTGGAAGGCCGGCCCGCAGCACACTTTGTATGTACCGGGTCCCCTGCTCCGCAAAGGACGTAACGAAATTGTTCTGCTGGAGCTGCACGGTCCGCCCGGAGACCGGGAAATTGTGCTCACAGATGTGCCTGACCTCGGGGAGTCTGCGGCTGTGGACGAGCGGGTACTGAACTTTGTGCAGGAGGAGTAA
- a CDS encoding extracellular solute-binding protein, with protein sequence MKQVSKRRAAAALALLLTGAIAVSGCGGNSAGSEEASNGGSAGNPGSASEPVTIKYYNWDNEAQTAGTDAMLADFMKQNPEIKVEHVVLVPGDSVEMLKKLDFLISSGEAVDVVALPNLGAVYERATRGALSPLNELYEQNSLVPEEEYYVNPKIDDQYYGMQLTSSFNYVLLNKDALDEAGLPVPTYGWTWDDYRDYAKKLNKGEGVDKRYGTYFHTWELYMNAPAQTVMKDPFRYDDGTTILADPTYKYFFQLRKDMETADQSAKPYADVLAAKLNYRTEFFNEEAAMVLTGSWTIPDPGNQEQYPHSFTTAFAPVPLPPANAEPKDYEGGKYFTSGTQVVMGSTTKHKEASFKLMRYMTTADSESRLEFSGWKKADNQVVLDRLIGEDRELYDVESLQNTLFGDEIQYLDASSVITVSTSELTKVINDGFSKFMLSDESIDDVQNWMVDEATKIINEKENK encoded by the coding sequence ATGAAACAAGTGTCAAAACGCAGAGCAGCGGCAGCGCTGGCCTTATTACTGACCGGCGCCATTGCAGTCAGCGGGTGCGGGGGCAATTCAGCGGGCTCGGAGGAGGCCTCAAACGGCGGCTCGGCCGGTAACCCGGGCAGCGCATCGGAGCCGGTAACCATCAAGTACTATAACTGGGATAATGAAGCGCAAACGGCGGGCACGGACGCCATGCTTGCAGACTTTATGAAGCAGAATCCGGAAATCAAGGTAGAGCATGTGGTGCTGGTTCCGGGAGACTCTGTTGAAATGCTGAAGAAGCTGGACTTTCTGATCTCTTCTGGTGAAGCTGTAGACGTAGTTGCACTGCCGAACCTGGGTGCAGTATATGAACGGGCCACAAGAGGAGCCCTGTCACCGCTTAATGAATTGTATGAACAGAACAGCCTTGTTCCCGAGGAAGAGTATTATGTCAATCCAAAAATTGATGACCAGTACTACGGCATGCAGCTTACTTCAAGCTTCAACTATGTCCTTCTCAACAAGGATGCTCTGGACGAAGCCGGATTGCCGGTGCCGACCTATGGCTGGACCTGGGATGACTACCGCGATTACGCCAAGAAGCTGAACAAAGGCGAGGGGGTAGACAAGCGCTACGGAACATACTTTCATACCTGGGAGCTGTACATGAACGCCCCGGCGCAGACGGTAATGAAGGACCCGTTCCGCTATGACGACGGCACCACGATTTTAGCAGACCCGACCTATAAATACTTTTTCCAGCTCCGGAAAGATATGGAGACTGCCGATCAGTCGGCCAAGCCTTACGCTGATGTGCTGGCTGCCAAGCTGAATTACCGGACCGAGTTCTTTAATGAAGAAGCTGCTATGGTGCTGACGGGCAGCTGGACCATTCCGGACCCGGGCAATCAGGAGCAATATCCGCACAGCTTCACTACGGCATTCGCACCGGTTCCGCTGCCTCCGGCAAATGCTGAACCGAAGGATTATGAAGGCGGTAAATATTTTACCAGCGGCACCCAGGTCGTCATGGGCTCAACTACTAAGCATAAGGAAGCATCCTTCAAGCTGATGCGTTATATGACAACAGCGGACTCGGAATCCAGACTGGAATTCTCCGGCTGGAAGAAGGCAGACAATCAAGTCGTGCTGGACCGTCTGATCGGTGAGGACAGGGAGCTGTACGACGTCGAGTCCCTGCAAAATACACTGTTCGGCGATGAAATCCAGTACCTGGACGCTTCCAGTGTAATTACCGTTTCTACTTCAGAATTGACGAAGGTCATCAATGACGGATTCAGTAAATTCATGCTCAGCGATGAATCCATTGATGATGTGCAGAATTGGATGGTAGACGAAGCAACCAAAATTATCAATGAAAAGGAAAACAAGTAG
- a CDS encoding carbohydrate ABC transporter permease — protein MQIISKNISKSVLTLVMGIVSIVFLVPLIWMVSAAFKFEKDVMRFPIQWIPDNINVIYNFKAVWMGRVPFYDFYFNSLKVAVITTLLTLIISSMSAYGLTKLHFKGRNLIFLALLSFMIIPDQATLIPRFLIIRWLGLYDTHAAIILMSMFSIYFTFLLRQFMMDISDEYIEAARIDGAGHLRTFASIMIPLCKPVLATVAIIKFIWTWNDYQNPLIFLMSKKLYTIPLGITLFRDDYTNNYAIMMMAALSAIIPLLAVFIVMQKQVINGIALGGVKG, from the coding sequence ATGCAAATCATAAGCAAAAATATCTCGAAATCGGTTCTGACCCTTGTGATGGGGATTGTGTCCATAGTCTTTCTGGTCCCGCTGATCTGGATGGTCTCGGCAGCCTTTAAATTTGAAAAGGATGTTATGCGTTTTCCGATCCAGTGGATTCCCGATAATATCAATGTCATTTACAATTTCAAAGCGGTGTGGATGGGCCGGGTGCCGTTTTATGATTTCTACTTCAATTCTTTGAAGGTAGCTGTCATTACGACGCTGCTCACCCTTATTATCTCCTCAATGTCTGCTTACGGGCTGACGAAGCTGCATTTCAAGGGCAGAAATCTGATTTTTCTGGCGCTGCTGTCCTTTATGATTATTCCTGACCAGGCAACGCTGATTCCGCGGTTTCTGATTATCCGCTGGCTCGGATTGTACGATACCCATGCGGCCATTATCCTGATGAGCATGTTCTCGATTTATTTTACCTTTCTGCTCCGTCAATTTATGATGGACATCAGTGATGAATATATTGAGGCTGCACGGATTGACGGGGCAGGACATCTGCGCACATTTGCTTCTATTATGATTCCGCTGTGCAAACCGGTGCTTGCTACCGTAGCCATTATTAAATTCATCTGGACCTGGAATGATTACCAGAACCCGCTGATTTTCCTGATGAGCAAGAAGCTGTATACCATTCCGCTGGGGATTACGCTTTTCCGCGACGACTACACAAACAACTACGCCATCATGATGATGGCTGCCCTGTCGGCAATCATTCCGCTGCTGGCTGTCTTTATTGTCATGCAGAAGCAGGTCATTAACGGGATTGCCCTGGGCGGAGTCAAAGGCTAG
- a CDS encoding sugar ABC transporter permease yields MEAVKKAALTGQSRTADKKFWTPKRKEALVGWLFLTPEIIGMLLLNVFALGFSLYLSFSKWDMLSGVSGIEWIGLGNYAELFRDPAVIEALKNNLLYTVMTVPVPIAVALVLAVIINNSVFLKSYFKVVFFIPYISSIIAIAAVWSALLHPSLGPVNQVLMQLGIDSPPKWLVDPSTSLLSIAIISTWASLGYTIIIYTAGLTNISSEIYEAADIDGATPVRKFLRITVPLLRPTTFFLLITMLIGSFKVFDIISYLTEGGPNNSSTVLVYRIYEEGFTNYDMGYASAISWLLFAIIGVITVATWKLRNEQA; encoded by the coding sequence GTGGAAGCTGTAAAAAAAGCCGCACTGACCGGCCAAAGCCGGACCGCGGACAAAAAATTCTGGACGCCGAAGCGGAAGGAAGCGCTGGTCGGCTGGCTGTTTCTGACCCCTGAAATTATCGGCATGCTGCTATTGAATGTGTTCGCGCTTGGTTTCTCACTGTATCTGAGCTTTTCCAAATGGGATATGCTGTCCGGCGTGTCCGGCATCGAATGGATCGGGCTGGGGAATTACGCCGAGCTGTTCCGGGACCCTGCCGTCATTGAAGCGCTGAAGAATAACCTGCTCTACACTGTGATGACGGTGCCTGTTCCCATCGCTGTAGCACTGGTGCTGGCTGTTATTATCAATAACAGTGTTTTTTTAAAGAGCTATTTCAAAGTTGTCTTCTTTATTCCGTACATCTCATCGATTATTGCCATTGCGGCTGTATGGAGCGCGCTGCTGCATCCGTCGCTGGGACCGGTTAACCAGGTGCTGATGCAGCTAGGCATTGATTCGCCGCCAAAATGGCTGGTTGATCCAAGCACCTCGTTATTGTCCATCGCCATTATCAGCACCTGGGCGAGCCTGGGATATACAATCATTATCTACACGGCTGGCCTGACTAACATATCCAGTGAAATTTATGAAGCGGCTGATATTGACGGTGCGACGCCGGTCAGGAAATTTCTGCGGATTACGGTTCCGCTGCTGCGCCCGACTACCTTTTTCCTGCTTATTACGATGCTGATCGGCTCCTTCAAGGTATTCGATATTATCTCCTACCTGACCGAGGGCGGACCGAACAATTCATCGACAGTGCTGGTCTACCGCATTTATGAAGAAGGCTTCACCAACTATGATATGGGCTATGCTTCGGCTATTTCCTGGCTTCTGTTCGCAATTATCGGTGTGATTACGGTTGCGACCTGGAAGCTGCGGAACGAACAAGCTTAG
- a CDS encoding response regulator encodes MHRVMLIDDDIPMLKVLQQMIDWEELDLHVAGSTYSSAKALHMFRETQPDIVITDIGLPKKSGIELAAEFTAMKPDVRIIFLTCHEDFHYAQAAVRLDADDYLLKDKLSAEQLEASLRKSVSRLKSGIAGSQLESMPNNGGLLRRALLQMIMDGADLERVRPHAARLGISWSYPWFMMGIVNLRYCAYEPFYNRSNLPLIRYAVYNIALEIAESYEGITPFIEQEQFMILYNYRHNLAGNDAAYFHSYLEELIAQSSAYLKLTLQIVAVSDRLALQAAGAVYQQLRLGRPEFYSTEQLVMAPCSQLLENMFYPAPQGFADPFRNKLEKAILEKEVEAIRLVLEQFGQEALSRRTEPGEWIGELIQLMRGAEVLFACRKPDEDIYYYLGEARTAEDTLGLAFGRMEQLVREQGTYSAPVPANEPRLQVIQAFIDQHLTENITSIDIAQYLYLNPSYFSRYFKRLTGLSFTDYVHQYKMRIAANMLKSSSQTLEMLAMGLGYSDRAYFSKVFKKYIGVTPSDYKQKKQLRRTP; translated from the coding sequence ATGCACAGAGTCATGCTGATCGACGACGATATTCCAATGCTGAAGGTGCTGCAGCAGATGATTGACTGGGAGGAATTGGACCTGCATGTAGCCGGAAGCACGTATTCCAGCGCCAAGGCGCTCCACATGTTCAGGGAGACGCAGCCTGATATCGTCATTACAGATATTGGGCTGCCCAAGAAATCCGGAATTGAGCTGGCTGCAGAGTTTACGGCAATGAAGCCTGATGTGAGGATCATCTTCCTGACCTGTCATGAGGATTTTCACTACGCCCAGGCCGCGGTCAGGCTGGATGCTGATGACTATCTGCTTAAGGACAAGCTGTCTGCAGAGCAGCTGGAGGCAAGTCTGCGCAAATCAGTTTCCCGCCTGAAATCAGGTATTGCAGGAAGCCAGCTGGAGAGCATGCCGAATAACGGGGGGCTGCTGAGACGGGCGCTTCTGCAGATGATCATGGATGGTGCAGATCTGGAGCGGGTCCGTCCGCATGCCGCCCGGCTGGGAATATCCTGGAGCTATCCCTGGTTTATGATGGGCATCGTTAATCTCCGCTACTGTGCCTATGAACCTTTTTACAACCGGAGCAATCTGCCGCTTATCCGTTATGCGGTTTACAATATTGCGCTGGAAATTGCGGAGTCCTACGAAGGGATTACCCCGTTCATCGAACAGGAGCAGTTCATGATCCTGTACAATTACCGTCATAATCTGGCCGGTAACGATGCGGCGTACTTCCACTCCTATCTGGAGGAGCTGATTGCCCAGAGCTCGGCTTACCTCAAGCTGACCCTGCAGATTGTTGCGGTGTCGGACCGGCTGGCGCTTCAGGCTGCCGGAGCGGTCTATCAGCAGCTCAGATTAGGCAGGCCCGAGTTCTACAGCACGGAGCAGCTTGTTATGGCTCCCTGCAGCCAGCTGCTGGAGAACATGTTCTATCCGGCACCTCAAGGATTTGCCGATCCGTTCCGCAATAAGCTGGAGAAGGCTATCCTTGAGAAGGAGGTTGAGGCTATCCGGCTGGTACTGGAGCAGTTCGGACAGGAGGCGCTAAGCCGCAGGACAGAGCCTGGCGAGTGGATTGGTGAGCTGATCCAGCTGATGCGCGGTGCGGAGGTGCTGTTCGCGTGCCGGAAGCCGGATGAAGATATTTATTACTATCTCGGTGAAGCAAGAACAGCTGAGGACACGCTGGGGCTTGCCTTTGGACGGATGGAGCAGCTTGTAAGAGAGCAGGGGACGTATTCTGCGCCTGTACCTGCAAATGAGCCGAGGCTTCAGGTTATTCAGGCGTTCATCGACCAGCATCTGACAGAGAATATTACTTCTATTGATATTGCGCAGTATCTGTACCTGAATCCAAGCTATTTCTCCCGGTATTTCAAGCGCCTGACGGGTCTAAGCTTCACCGATTATGTGCATCAGTACAAAATGAGAATTGCGGCCAATATGCTGAAAAGCTCAAGCCAGACGCTGGAAATGCTGGCGATGGGCCTTGGCTATTCCGACAGGGCCTACTTTTCCAAGGTTTTCAAAAAATATATCGGAGTGACCCCGAGCGATTACAAACAGAAGAAGCAGCTCCGGCGGACACCCTGA